The Candidatus Omnitrophota bacterium DNA window CTCCTTTACGGGGTCAATTAAGCCCCAGAAAAACAATACAACCTATAACCTATCTACTCTGTGACTATCTATTTATTCTACTGATAATCCAGAGTTTTCACCAACTATCATTGAACAATTATCGTATCATCTCCTTTTAATTTCAACCTCTATTGGCAAGTCTTCTTTAACTCCTTGTTGACTATCTTCAAAAATAATCATGCCTCGATAAAAACCTTCGCTTACTTCTTTAGGTATCTGTAATCTAAAAATGAAATTCTTCTCGCGGGCCGAAGGAAGCTTTAAATTTGTATATACTAGTTCAAACCAATCTTTTATCTGGCCGCTAGCTGATAATTTCAAGTTTAACTCTTTATCTAGACGATTTAAAAGAGTGTATTGTTGACTACGCAAAACGCCACTTACAGTTTCGATTTTTATATCTTTTGGTATTACTTCTAAGGCCGAAAGCAAATTGCCTTGAGATTCTTGGCCGAATTGAGCAACTTTTACTGAAAAAGGAAACTCCTTAACTAATCTACTCGGGCCACGATAGCTAAGACGCAGCTGAGCAATATAATCACCGGCAGCTAATGTATTTGGAAAATGACCAATGAAGTATCTTCCAGCATTCGCATAAACCATGCCCTTCCCGGATCTTAGGGTTACTTCTCCTTTTCGCTTCTTATCTTTAGTCATTATTAAAACTGTGGCCTCACCGCGAAAATGAACGTTTCCAGTATTTTTAACTAAGGCTGCAAAAAAACTCCCTTTCTGATTAGGGAACTCCTTAACTACTTTTCCTTTTAATCCGTTCGCCTCTACCTCAGTTAAACTTTTAGAATCAATTGGTCCAGAAAAATAAAAAAAATCGTTAACCTCAGCCTGTTTTATTAAAGGTTTACTGCCCTTAACCGTAATCTGCAATAAAGAGGCTAGACGAAAAGCAACCTTTAACCCCTTTTGAGTGGTCTCTTCTTCACCAATTGGCTCAAACATTACTGCTGCGTAATAGCCACCAGAAGGAGTTCCAGCCGGAACTCTTAGCCTTAAAGGTATTTTCTTGGTAGCTAAAGGTTTAAGGCTTATTATCTTATCACGCACCTCAATCCAGTTTCCAACACCTTTAGGGTCATCGCTAGGTTCAAGAAAAACTAACTCCCCATCCTCGCTCATGTATACTGTCTCGATATAAACCTTAGCCTTTAAGTTCCCATCAGACCCAGAATTAGTTAATCTCAAGATAAACGATCTTGAACCTCCAGGATTCGATATAATCTCCAAGCTCGGGGGCTTAACTACCAAAGAAAAGCCTTGAGCCTGATAAGGCCCAATTAGACAAAAAAGAGTCAAAATTATGAGTAATTTTCGCATTTTATTAGTCTTTATTCTTAACTCATTATATACCAATGATTTATAATTGTCAATTTAAAGCTAAAAATTGAAATTAGCTTGTTTTTTCAAACAAAATATGTTACAGTTGAGATGGTTCATTTGATAATTAGTTTTCCTTTGATAAAGGCAAATTTCGAGTGATCGAAAGACGCAAAGCCACCTGTCCTGATTAACAGGAAAGAGGGGTTACCAAAGAACGTACTCGAAACCCTAAGATTTATTGCCTTAGGGTTTTTTTATTAACCCTTCAGTCAATATTGCCTGAAGGGTTTTTTAATTTAAAGACGATGAAAAACACAAGTTTCTACACAAGACGATTTAAAGGGTTGATGGCGCTAGTATGCGGGGTTTCCGTGGTTGTGGGGGCATTTTTGGCCAATCCTTGCTATGCCAAGGAAAGTAAGAGTTTCAGCATCTCGATAACTATTCCCAAAATCATAGAACAAGTAAATAAGCCTCTTAATCCCCCTCTTCTGAGAGCAGAAGAGCCTGAAGAAAAAGACACAGGGGAAAGGGACAAAAAAAACGAAGTCGAAGCCGACGAGAGCAATTCAAACAAGCTAGACTACCCTGAAGGCTACACGATAATCGTTAAAACTATTGTCCAAGAGCCTTAATTGTAACCTAACCCAACCTGAATTTAATCAAGGTATAACTTATTAGGTTTGGAACAAAGTTAAAGTAACCTGTCCTAAATAGTCACCAGCTGGCTTATCCAAGCCAATTGGCAATACTCCTGGTGCGTCATTAGCATCGCCGGTACCAATGCCATAGAAAATTCTCAACCAACCACCAGCAAGCTCAAGATTAGTATAATCTATTCCATCACTGTTAAGATAACTATACTTATTCAAATCAATAGCTGACTGTGGCCCCGTCTGCTTAACAAACACTACGTTGATATTCTGATCTAAGGTCTCCGTTCCACCAGTTCTTACTACTGATGTCCTGGTATGTTGTATGGTCCAGCTAGGAACATTAGCAGTAATTCCGACGTCTACAGCATAGGTAAAGTCAGACCTAAAAACATTATATTGAGAATCCAACCAAAGTTCTCCAAAGTCAACATTTCCAGCCGGAGACCAATTAGCACCAGCAATCTTGCTAATATCAACGTTAAACCCGTTCTGTTGCGGTATGTTGGCCTTGACATCATACTTGTCGGTTTGGAGGGCCGTTTGAGCAAAGCTAGTAAAAGCTAAGCTTAATGCTACCAAGAGCAAAAGACTGATTTTGTAACTTTTTCGCCACATAACTACTCCTTTTTTTGTCTTGTCCGATTTCTGGACACTAAATATCAATAATCTCAAAAAACCCTTTAAAATAAGACTAAAATCAACGATGCTAGAATACTGTAAACGCTTTCATTAGAATATAACATGGTATCCTAAAAAAAACAAGTCTAATTTTATGTTATATTTAGGAGGTAGTTTAAGAAGGAAAACTCTCGCTTGTTGAAGGAAATTGGCCATTTTTTACATCCTGAATAAACTTTAAAGTAGCCGAATGCACTTCCTGGCCTAAACTTTTATAACGCCGGACGAATTTAAGTTCTTTGCCCGGATAAAGACCAAGAAAATCATAAAGAACTAAAACTTGACCATCACAATATTTACCAGCCCCAATGCCAATGGTCGGAATCTTTAAACTTTTAGTAATCTGACGACTGACCGACAAAGGTATACACTCTAAAACTAAACTGAAAACTCCTAAATCCTCTAAAAGCTTTGCCTGGTTAAATAAATCTTTAGCTGACTTATCATCTTTACCCTGAACCTTATAGCCACCGAGAAGATGAGCAGTCTGAGGAGTAAGTCCGATATGACCGACAACCGGAATTTTATTTTTAATTAATTTTTTTACTACCTGGGGACATTTACTAAACCATTCAATTTTAACTGCATCAGCCCCATGAGCAATAAACTTTTTAGCATAATAAAGGCATTTAGCAGGATCTTTCTGGTAACTAGCATAAGGCATGTCAGCAACTACTAAGGCTCGGGCCACCCCCCTAGCTACAGCTTGTGTATGATTAAGCATCTCAGCTATAGTTACTTCACGAGTTTCTTTTAATCCCAAAACAACATTAGCTAAAGAATCTCCGACCAAAATTATATCTATACCCGAAGCATCCAAAATCCGGGCAAAAGAATAATCATAGCAAGTAAGCACAGTTATCTTCTGCTTAGCTTTCTTGGCTAGAATATCTTTAACTTTAACCTTATTCATAACTAGTTACGATTCCTCCCTCTTCAACAATAAATATTTTCGCTAATGAGGGATTTTTAATCAGAAATTTCTCTATACCCTCTCTGCCACTTATAAAAAAGGCCGTAGCCAAAGCATCGGCCACAGCGCAACTCTCGGCAATCACACTAACACTTATAATATTGCTACTAGCCGGATATCCGGTACGTGGGTCTATTAAATGAGAATAACGCTTTCCGTTTCGATCGAAAAACTGCTCATAATTGCCTGAAGTAGCTATTGACTGATTAACTATTACCTTAGTTTCAATTATCTGACCACGTTCTCTGGGGTCTCTCACTCCAACCTGCCAAGGTTTAGCGTATTTTTTACCTAAACAATACATATCGCCGCCAGCATTGATTAAGGCCGACTTCACACCCTTTGCTTTTAATTTTAAAACTGCTTTATCAACCATATAACCTTTAGCGATAGCGCCCAAATCAATGACCACGCCTTTTTTATTTATTTTTATGGTTTGGTTCTCAAGATCAATCTCAAGGCCGCTAATTCCGCCTAAATCCCTAATCTGTTCAATCAAAGTTTGCGAAGGTAGTGACGTTTGATCTGTTTTCTTTATTAACCTTTTCCAAAATTTATACAAAATACCCCGACTCACATCAAAGCTACCTTCAGTCAAATCTGTTAACTTTTTAGAAAGCTCTAAAATCTCGATTAAATCGTCTGAAGCCTTAAATGGCACAGCATAAGTTCTGTTAAAAACTGAAATCTCTGATTCCGAATCAAAAGCATTAAAAATCTTGTTTAATCTCCTAAACTCACTATAAACAATATTTGACGCCTCAGGATTAGGAGATGTTACCTCTAGATAAGTTCCGGCAATTACAAACTTATTTTTATATAGTGGCTTAGAGCAAGCAACTAAAAAAATTAATAGAATTAAAACTAATAGTTTTCTAATCATGAGTTTTGTTTTAAACCTAAAAACAGGAAAATCACTTGCCTTTCCATTGAGCAGTTGCCTTATTCTTTATGCCACCACGATTTGAAAATTCACCAATTATGATGATTTCATAAGGATTTAAAACAACTTTTAAATCCTCAAGAATTTTATTAACCGCATGTTCATTGTAAACTTTTACACTCCGAAAAGAATAAAGATAATATTTTAAACTCTTCAACTCAATAAGCTTGCGACGGGGAATGTAGCGTATGGTTAAATTGGCAAAATCAGGTAACCCGGAATAAGGACAGATGCAGGTAAACTCATCGGTAGTTGATTCAACGGTTATTTTACGCTTAGGATACTCATAATCAATAACCTGTAAGATACTAGAATCTATATCTTTCGGCAAAAAAGCTTTACCAGCTGTCTTTTTAGCCTTCTTTTCACACTGATCTTGAACTCTATCTTCGTAAATCATCGGCAGTATTATATCAGATTTTTGGAAATAGGTGAAAACAAAACCTTTTATCTTTTTTTAAACAGTCTTTAATGCACTTCAACCCGCTCATAAACCGGCTTAGCCCATTTACTTAAGCAATCAGTATCAAAATGATAAGCGGTAAAGCTCCTCAAGATAGACAATATCTCTTCCTGACATTTAACCGGAATTTGCAAACGGTTAACCATAGTAAATTCGCTATTTTGTATATAGCTAATGCAGCGCGATGCCTGATGGCTCAAAATCCGGACATCTCTAACCTGACTGCGGCAACCCGGGCAAACAAACCCCCCCTTAGAGACACTAAAAGTATTCTCTTTCTCTAATACTCGCTGACAACTAATACAATGGTTAAGTTCTGGTTTGAATCCCGATAAAGTTAAAAATTTTATTAAGAAAACATAAAAAACCATAGATTCTTTATCATTCTCTAGTAAATTTAAGCAATTTCTCAATAAGTTAAAAACGTAAGGATTACTATCCCAAATCTGGGTTACCTTATCGACAAAATTGAATATCTGTCCGGCTATTTTTGCTTTTTCCAAATCTGAACCCAAATAACTATAACCGGATATCATATCCACATGAGAAACAAGCCAGATTTCGCTTTTTTTAGGATAAAAAAGAAATTCGTTAAGGCTAAAAATATCTAATGATGATGAAAATTCACGTTTATTAGTATAAAACCCTTTTAAGATACCACGGATCTTACCAAAACGCTCAGTATAGATAGTAGCGATTAGACTGGTTTCACGAAAATTGTACCTTTTTAAAATAAAGCCTATGTCTTTTTTAACCATAGTTTTTCCATTAACTCTTTCTGCTTTTTTTCGATCAAATCGCGCTTTTTCTTGCTACGATCATCATAGCCAATAAGATGTAAAATTCCGTGCAAGCAATAGAGCAAGACCTCTTTCTGCCAATCAACCTTTAAACTTTTAGCAACTTTTACCGCCTCCTCGACTGACACTACTATCTCACCCAAATAATCAGGATCTAGAGGATCAGAAAGATCAAAACTAATAACATCGGTAGGGGTTGTTTTTTTTAAATAACGCTTATTTAAATTAACAATAAAAGCGTTATCAACTAAAGTTAAAGATATCGTTTTACTAGGGATTAACAGAAGACCGGCTGCTTTTTCTAAAGATTTACTAAGAGTTTTAAGATTTACTCTCTTTATTTTTTGACGGTTTGTTATTTCGATTTTCATCTTTAGGGTAGTTCACGCGAGTGTGAAATATAGCATTTAAAATGCGGGTAAAACTTTGGGTAATTTTTTCAATATCTCTTAAAGTAAGATTACACTCATCCAATTCGCCTTCCATAAACCTTTTCTTAACTACCTCTCTGACCATTTCCTCTATCCGAGCCGGGGTCGGCTCTTCAAGGGTTCGCGATAAAGCCTCAATCGTATCAGCTAAAGCCACAATGGCAGTTTCTTTAATCTGAGGTTTTGGCCCCGGATAACGATATTCTTCTTCATGCTTTCCTTCTGGTTCAAGTTCTTTGGCCCGCTGGTAAAAAAAATAAACTAAGGTTCGTCCATGATGTTGGGCAATAAAATCAATAATTTTAGAATTAATTCGGTATTTTTTAGCCAGATCAATCCCATCTTTTACATGGTTAAAAATAATCAACTTACTCATTGAAGGCTTAAGATTTTTATGAACATCACGATAACTAATTAGATTTTCTACAAAATAGTCGGGTTTTATCATCTTGCCAACATCATGATAATATGCACCGACCCGAGCGAGCAAAGGATTCGCGCCGATAGCTTCTGCAGCAGCTTCACTCAAATTAGCAACCACCAAAGAATGTTGATATGTGCCTGGAGCTGCTAAAATTAACTTCCTTAATAAAGGGTGATTAAAATCAGACAACTCAAGCAAAGATACATTAGTAACAACTTTAAATACATATTCAAAAACCGGCTGAAACAACAAAACGATTCCTGAAGATATAACACCATTGAGCACGCAAACCTTAAGTAAACTTAAATCAATACCCGATAGAACAAAAAGATTCTGTTCCCTTTCCATAAGAAAGGCTATCAAAAATTGAATAATTCCGGCAATTAGCCCCGCCTTAATAATCTGAAAACGCCGCCGAGCTCGATAGCTAAGCATAGCCGCAGACAGTGAACCAATGAAAAGACTAATTCCTAAATTAAAATTTCCTCCATCGATTCCGGCGCTTAAAGCCGAAATAAAAATAATAAACAACAATGATAACTCTAGGTTGTTGAACAAAAGAGTAATCAGTATTGCAAAACCAATAGCAATAACGCCATAACCGGAAATTGGGAAAATTACAATGGTCAGGAGCGGTATCAATACAGCAATCGCAGCCAATATTGATAAGTCCAAATAATTAGGCAGGTTGTTTATCTTTCTTAAAAAACTGGCATAGATAAAAAGAACTAAGGCTAAGGCCAGAAAAGAAAAATCAATCGAGTAGATAAAAAAAACATAGCCAACAATCGAAAAAAAAGTTATACCAATAATAGAATTATCAAAGTTAATCCCTTTTTTAGCTATGGTAATTTTCATAAACTAAACTGCTCTTTAAACTAAAAACTGTTAATCCAAAGTGGGTATTTTCAGCTTAACACCAGGATATACCTTATTCGGACTCTTTAAAACATCTTTATTCACATCATAGATAAAATTCCACTTTCTGGTAGTTCCGTAAAATTTATGAGAAATTTTCTGAAGAGTGTCGTTCTTCTTAACCTTATATAATGTATAAGCTTCATCTGTCGACTCAGCGTCAGACTCATCTAACTGATCCAAAGTAACCACTTCGACGTCAACCTCAGCATCGGTGGTTTCTTGATAAAGCGCATCATCTTTCTGAGCTTTACTTTTAAACGATCCAAACTCTACTTCGACAACTGATACTTTCCGATTCGGACCTAATTTACTTTCTTTAGATTCAACCTCAGCATCTCCAAAAAGAACCCCTTGATTTCCATTAACTTCGGTATCTATTCGGGGCTTTTCGATCTCATAAGTCCGCACAGTCATGCAACCAACTAAAAAAACAACGCTTAATAACACTAAAATATTTCTCATCACTACCCCCTCTTTACTCTTTTATCTATTCTGTTTATTCTTCTTTGAGACACTCTATATTAAGTTCCTTTAACTGCTTCTTTGAAACCTGACTTGGAGCTTCAGTCAAAGGACAAATACCTTTTTGAGTCTTAGGGAAAGCAATAACTTCCCTGATACTTTCTGAACCACTTATTATAGCATAGAGTCGGTCAAGACCAAAGGCAATACCGCCATGAACCGGAACGCCGTACTTAAAAGACCTCAATAAAAAACCGAACTTACTCTCAGCATCTTCTTTAGAAATCCCTAAAATACTAAAAATTTTCTGCTGCAGTTCAGGACAATGTATCCTTATTGAGCCACTACCTAGTTCCTGGCCATTTAATACTAAATCATAAGCTCGAGCTCTCACCTTTGATAAGTCTCCATCAAGAAACTTCATATCTTCAGTATTAGGCGAAGTAAACGGATGATGGCTCATCTGCCAAGACTTATCTTCCTGATTAAGCTCAAAAAGCGGAAAGTCAACAACCCAGACAAAGCGATAATCCCCTTCACCGACATCAGGCTTATCACTCTTATATTTTTCAGCTGCCTCACGATGAGTAATACGCTTAAAAGGAGTTTTGATCTCAACTCCCAAAGCTTTAGAGAAAACTTCAGCAAACATTCTCTCGACTAGCGAAAAAATATCATCCTCCTCGATGAAAGATAATTCCATGTCCAACTGCGTAAACTCCGGCTGGCGATCCTTACGCAAATCTTCATCACGAAAACAACGAGCAATCTGATAATATTTATCAATACCCCCGACCATCAAAATCTGCTTAAAAAGTTGCGGTGACTGAGGTAGAGCGTAAAATTTACCTTGCTGGAGACGACTAGGCACAAGATAATCCCTGGCTCCCTCAGGTGTTGATTTATTAAGAAAGGGAGTTTCAATTTCTAAAAAATCTTCTTTGTTCAAAAAGCTTCTAAATTCCTGGTTAAACTTGTGTCTTAACTCAAGTTTTTTCCTAACTTCTTCACGACGTAAATCAAGATAACGATAACGCAAGCGGGTTTCTTCACCAATTTCAGCCGTGCCATCAAGCTCGAAAGGCAAATCCTGAGCCTTGCCAATAATCTCTAGCTGCTCAGCACAAACTTCAATAAGCCCAGTAGGAATATTAGGATTTTCGGTATTTTTCGGTCTTAAACCAACTTTACCGATAATTTTTACCGAATCTTCATTACGTAATTTTTTTGCTTTCTCATAAGTTTCCTGATTAGGTTTGGGTAAAAATATCACTTGGGTGATTCCATAACGATCACGAATGTCGATAAAAATAAGCTTACCATGATCGCGCCGTGAAGCAACCCAGCCACAAAGACTTACTTCTTGATTGATATTATCATTATTTAATTGACCGCAGGTGTGAGTTCTGAGCATAAATCTCCTATCTTTACTTGTTTTTGACTTCCTTTTTCCATATCCTTTAAAAGCACGCAACCTTGCTTAAATTCATCATCGCCGACAATTACAACGTAGCGTGCACCATTTTTCTGAGCAAACCTTAATTGGCCTTTTAAAGATTTCTGACAATAATCATAGTCAGAGATTATCCCTTCTTTTCGTAAACTATTCAAGATTTTAAAAGCCGGTTCTCTAAGATCTTCTCCGGCAATAGCTATAAAAACATCAACTTTAGGCTGATCATCTTTTTTATCTAAAGCCAAAAGTATTCTCTCAACACCTAAAGCAAAACCGATGGCTGGCTTACTTGGACCACCTAAAGCATCAATTAGGTTATTATATCTGCCTCCGGCTCCAATCGCACTCTGAGCACCCAGCCTAGAAGAAGTAATTTCAAAAACCGTGTTCGTGTAATAGTCGAGTCCACGAACCAAATAAGGCTCATGAACATATTTGACGCCTAAATCTTTAAGTAAATTTGTTAAATTTTTGTAATTTTTTGAACAATCAGAACAAAGATGATTGCTTGACCCATCTTGTCCAATAAAGCTTTTAACTTGCTTACGGCACTCTTCTTTTTTGCAATCTAAAACTCTTAAAGGATTAACCTCTGATCTCCTAAGGCAATCTTCGCAAAGCTGCTTTTTAGCCTTAGTTAAACTCTCTTTGAGTAAACGGCTAAATGCGTCCTTATCCTTCTTACAACCTAAAGAGTTTATCAGTAACTTTTTCTCCTTGATCCCAACTGAATCCAAAATCTCTAAACTCAAAAGTATCATCTCAGCATCAAGATAAAAACTGTCTGAGCCAATAGCTTCGGCACCTAAATGATGAAACTGGCGCAAGCGCCCCTTCTGGGGACGTTCGCCACGAAACATTGGACCGACATAAAAGAATTTATGAAAATCGCTTTTTTTATGCAGTGAGTTCTGAAGATAATATCTAACAACTTGGGCAGTGCCTTCAGGGCGTAAAACAACATCCTTACCCTCTATCTTAAACATCTGACGTTCAACAATATCAGTACCTTGCCCTACCCCTCTAATAAATAAATCCTTCTCTTCCAATAAAGGCAGGATAATTTCCTGATATCCGTACAAACCGAATATTCTCTGAGCTTCATCACTAATGGCTCGAAAAGTTAAGGCTTGAGAAGCATCAAAATCTAAAGTCCCGCGTATATTATTATACGTCTTCTTCACTTATTTTTTCCTCCTGTAAGATTGCGGAAAGGTACCCGTGGGAGGGAGCTGCTGAGGTTCATATTAGGAAGAGCTACTTTATGTGCTTTTTCATTTCCAGGCCAGGCTTAAAAACAACAGTCCGTCTCTCCGGAACAGGCACGACCTCTCCGGTTTTCGGGTTTCTGCCAATTCTTTTTTTTCTTTTCTTGACCTGAAACACCCCAAAATTCCGCAGCTCAATCCTATTGCCAGCCTTAAGGGCTTCTAAAATGGCATCAAAAGTCCTTTGGACCACTTCCTTTACGACTACCTGCTTTACCTCGGTGTCCTGGCTGATTTTAAGAACTATATCGCGTTTTCTCATACTCTAAGTCTATCAACCTCAAGTCTTAGTGTCAAGAATAAATTTCTCTGAAAAACCTTAAAAATTGGCTTTTTTACCAATTTTCCTTTATAAAACAAGGGATAAATTATCACTACCGACCACCGAAGAGACCTCTTTTAAGGCCTGCTCGTTAACGGTAATACTAAAGGAATTGGCAGTTTTAACCTTAACCCCGCCGAATCTAGGATCCTTGAAAGAAAAAAGAATCGGGACATCGCCCTTATTATCAGTAAAAACTTTCTTTAGCTTATCTAGCGGCAAACCATTACCTTCAATAAAAATATTCATCTGCTTAATACTATCAACTAACTTATCTACCGGTATAATCTTAGAAGCTAATATCTTAGGTACTCGTTCTTTAGACTCAACTTGACCTTTTAAAGTTATAACTATCTTTTCTCGTAGGTACATTCCGGCCTCCTCAAAGAGACGCGGAAAAACAAAAACTTCAATACTGCCGGTTTCATCTTCGATCTTTAAAATGGCCATTCGCTGGCCTTTCTTGCGAGTAGTAATCAGACGTAGCTTCTCAATCACCCCGCAGACTATCACTTCCTGACGCATTGGACGCTCATAGAGCGAAGAAATTCTTTCTCGTTTAACATAATTAATAACATCCGAATAAGAACGCAGAGGGTGCCCGGTTAAATAAATACCCAAAAGCGACTTTTCAAAGTTTAAAATCTGGGAAATCGGCCACTCTTCAACATCAGGAATTGTTTCATCTTTAGGCATTTCAAAAAGCATAAGTTGAGAAGCATCTCTTTTTTTACCACCCTTTTCCAATAATCTATCTAAAAGCGCTACCATCTGAGCACGTTTTAATCCAAAAGAATCCATAGCTCCTACTTTTACAAGGCTCTCATTAACCTTTTTATTAACTACCCGCGAATCCACTCGCTCACAAAAATCAAAAATACTCTCAAACTTAGCCTCTTTTCTCATAGCAATAATACTTTCTAGGGCTACTTGGCCTACGTTCTTAATTGCCAAAAGGCCAAATCGAATATTGTTATCATCAGTTACCGTAAAATTAGCAAAACTAGTATTTATATCCGGAGGAAGAACTTTAATTTTCATTTGAGCCGATTCATTAACATACTCAACAATCTTATCAGTATTATTACGCTCGCTAGTTAAAAGAGCAGCCATAAACTCAACTGGATAGTTTGCCTTTAGATAAGCTGTACGATAAGAAATCATGGCATAGGCAGCCGAATGACTACGGTTAAATCCATAACCGGAAAAATAATCGATCAAATCAAAAATTTGGTTAGCGATTGAAGCCGGAATTTTATTCTTAGCACAACCCTCCATAAACAAATGTCGCTGCTCATCCATAATTTCAGGAATCTTCTTGCCGATAGCCTTACGCAAAAGATCGGCCCGGGACATATCAAAT harbors:
- the ybeY gene encoding rRNA maturation RNase YbeY, which encodes MKIEITNRQKIKRVNLKTLSKSLEKAAGLLLIPSKTISLTLVDNAFIVNLNKRYLKKTTPTDVISFDLSDPLDPDYLGEIVVSVEEAVKVAKSLKVDWQKEVLLYCLHGILHLIGYDDRSKKKRDLIEKKQKELMEKLWLKKT
- a CDS encoding LysM peptidoglycan-binding domain-containing protein; its protein translation is MTVRTYEIEKPRIDTEVNGNQGVLFGDAEVESKESKLGPNRKVSVVEVEFGSFKSKAQKDDALYQETTDAEVDVEVVTLDQLDESDAESTDEAYTLYKVKKNDTLQKISHKFYGTTRKWNFIYDVNKDVLKSPNKVYPGVKLKIPTLD
- the panB gene encoding 3-methyl-2-oxobutanoate hydroxymethyltransferase, which encodes MNKVKVKDILAKKAKQKITVLTCYDYSFARILDASGIDIILVGDSLANVVLGLKETREVTIAEMLNHTQAVARGVARALVVADMPYASYQKDPAKCLYYAKKFIAHGADAVKIEWFSKCPQVVKKLIKNKIPVVGHIGLTPQTAHLLGGYKVQGKDDKSAKDLFNQAKLLEDLGVFSLVLECIPLSVSRQITKSLKIPTIGIGAGKYCDGQVLVLYDFLGLYPGKELKFVRRYKSLGQEVHSATLKFIQDVKNGQFPSTSESFPS
- the recO gene encoding DNA repair protein RecO yields the protein MVKKDIGFILKRYNFRETSLIATIYTERFGKIRGILKGFYTNKREFSSSLDIFSLNEFLFYPKKSEIWLVSHVDMISGYSYLGSDLEKAKIAGQIFNFVDKVTQIWDSNPYVFNLLRNCLNLLENDKESMVFYVFLIKFLTLSGFKPELNHCISCQRVLEKENTFSVSKGGFVCPGCRSQVRDVRILSHQASRCISYIQNSEFTMVNRLQIPVKCQEEILSILRSFTAYHFDTDCLSKWAKPVYERVEVH
- the hisS gene encoding histidine--tRNA ligase is translated as MKKTYNNIRGTLDFDASQALTFRAISDEAQRIFGLYGYQEIILPLLEEKDLFIRGVGQGTDIVERQMFKIEGKDVVLRPEGTAQVVRYYLQNSLHKKSDFHKFFYVGPMFRGERPQKGRLRQFHHLGAEAIGSDSFYLDAEMILLSLEILDSVGIKEKKLLINSLGCKKDKDAFSRLLKESLTKAKKQLCEDCLRRSEVNPLRVLDCKKEECRKQVKSFIGQDGSSNHLCSDCSKNYKNLTNLLKDLGVKYVHEPYLVRGLDYYTNTVFEITSSRLGAQSAIGAGGRYNNLIDALGGPSKPAIGFALGVERILLALDKKDDQPKVDVFIAIAGEDLREPAFKILNSLRKEGIISDYDYCQKSLKGQLRFAQKNGARYVVIVGDDEFKQGCVLLKDMEKGSQKQVKIGDLCSELTPAVN
- the aspS gene encoding aspartate--tRNA ligase, which produces MLRTHTCGQLNNDNINQEVSLCGWVASRRDHGKLIFIDIRDRYGITQVIFLPKPNQETYEKAKKLRNEDSVKIIGKVGLRPKNTENPNIPTGLIEVCAEQLEIIGKAQDLPFELDGTAEIGEETRLRYRYLDLRREEVRKKLELRHKFNQEFRSFLNKEDFLEIETPFLNKSTPEGARDYLVPSRLQQGKFYALPQSPQLFKQILMVGGIDKYYQIARCFRDEDLRKDRQPEFTQLDMELSFIEEDDIFSLVERMFAEVFSKALGVEIKTPFKRITHREAAEKYKSDKPDVGEGDYRFVWVVDFPLFELNQEDKSWQMSHHPFTSPNTEDMKFLDGDLSKVRARAYDLVLNGQELGSGSIRIHCPELQQKIFSILGISKEDAESKFGFLLRSFKYGVPVHGGIAFGLDRLYAIISGSESIREVIAFPKTQKGICPLTEAPSQVSKKQLKELNIECLKEE
- a CDS encoding FAD:protein FMN transferase, yielding MIRKLLVLILLIFLVACSKPLYKNKFVIAGTYLEVTSPNPEASNIVYSEFRRLNKIFNAFDSESEISVFNRTYAVPFKASDDLIEILELSKKLTDLTEGSFDVSRGILYKFWKRLIKKTDQTSLPSQTLIEQIRDLGGISGLEIDLENQTIKINKKGVVIDLGAIAKGYMVDKAVLKLKAKGVKSALINAGGDMYCLGKKYAKPWQVGVRDPRERGQIIETKVIVNQSIATSGNYEQFFDRNGKRYSHLIDPRTGYPASSNIISVSVIAESCAVADALATAFFISGREGIEKFLIKNPSLAKIFIVEEGGIVTSYE
- the queF gene encoding preQ(1) synthase — translated: MIYEDRVQDQCEKKAKKTAGKAFLPKDIDSSILQVIDYEYPKRKITVESTTDEFTCICPYSGLPDFANLTIRYIPRRKLIELKSLKYYLYSFRSVKVYNEHAVNKILEDLKVVLNPYEIIIIGEFSNRGGIKNKATAQWKGK
- a CDS encoding HDIG domain-containing protein — encoded protein: MKITIAKKGINFDNSIIGITFFSIVGYVFFIYSIDFSFLALALVLFIYASFLRKINNLPNYLDLSILAAIAVLIPLLTIVIFPISGYGVIAIGFAILITLLFNNLELSLLFIIFISALSAGIDGGNFNLGISLFIGSLSAAMLSYRARRRFQIIKAGLIAGIIQFLIAFLMEREQNLFVLSGIDLSLLKVCVLNGVISSGIVLLFQPVFEYVFKVVTNVSLLELSDFNHPLLRKLILAAPGTYQHSLVVANLSEAAAEAIGANPLLARVGAYYHDVGKMIKPDYFVENLISYRDVHKNLKPSMSKLIIFNHVKDGIDLAKKYRINSKIIDFIAQHHGRTLVYFFYQRAKELEPEGKHEEEYRYPGPKPQIKETAIVALADTIEALSRTLEEPTPARIEEMVREVVKKRFMEGELDECNLTLRDIEKITQSFTRILNAIFHTRVNYPKDENRNNKPSKNKESKS
- a CDS encoding integration host factor subunit beta is translated as MRKRDIVLKISQDTEVKQVVVKEVVQRTFDAILEALKAGNRIELRNFGVFQVKKRKKRIGRNPKTGEVVPVPERRTVVFKPGLEMKKHIK